Proteins encoded in a region of the Flavobacterium sp. MDT1-60 genome:
- a CDS encoding AbiH family protein, whose protein sequence is MTKLKLPESKLKINKLFLIGNGFDLALNLKTSYNDFLLWLLKKNFNEALNSGIVTAPFEKYPGSYSEFMREHSHRKVFGFKENNLFDILLNAKRDFSNIDSVNNIRELLDFLDKRSVEIAR, encoded by the coding sequence ATGACAAAGCTAAAATTACCAGAAAGTAAATTAAAAATAAATAAATTGTTTCTAATTGGAAACGGATTCGATTTGGCTTTGAATCTAAAAACAAGTTATAATGATTTTTTATTGTGGCTATTAAAAAAGAACTTTAATGAAGCATTGAATTCTGGAATTGTTACAGCTCCATTTGAAAAATACCCAGGTAGCTATAGTGAGTTTATGCGCGAACATTCTCATAGAAAAGTTTTTGGATTTAAAGAAAATAACTTATTTGATATTTTATTGAATGCAAAAAGAGATTTTTCTAATATTGATTCTGTTAATAACATAAGAGAATTACTGGATTTTTTAGATAAACGAAGTGTGGAAATTGCCCGATAG
- a CDS encoding site-specific integrase, protein MATIKITQRAKVLANGEYPIFLRFTKDRKTKFISLKLSCDLSQWNETKSEFRKNYPNYKQMNSALTEIRNRAEKIISDHLGKGEDIALDEFEGLFLNFKGDKKISVKEFWDEYIDDLNKSGRTGNAKFYKFSKNSFFKFLENKNIYFKDITPTLLGKYEVYLRANNNIDTGVSAKMRAIRAIYNDAIRKGCASKEYYPFTEYKVSKLKGTSNKRALSIVDVHKVINLDMTEHPTLIDSRNYFVFSYYTRGMNFSDMMKLRWENIVDGKVIYVRSKTKARFIIKVLEPVQQILDYYKAQKRETKYVFPIVLKENSTPMELEYRKERTIKKYNKDLKEIASICKIDGKITSYVARHSFATNLKQSGVSTDIISEAMGHQNLSITQVYLKELENDVIDSAMETLLQKVTK, encoded by the coding sequence ATGGCTACTATAAAAATTACTCAAAGAGCTAAAGTCCTAGCTAATGGAGAATATCCAATCTTTCTAAGATTTACTAAAGATAGAAAAACTAAATTTATTTCGTTGAAACTATCATGTGATTTGTCACAATGGAACGAAACTAAGTCCGAGTTCAGAAAAAACTACCCAAATTATAAACAAATGAATTCTGCTTTAACTGAGATTAGGAACAGAGCAGAGAAGATTATTTCAGATCATTTAGGAAAAGGAGAAGATATAGCTTTGGATGAATTTGAAGGGCTGTTCCTGAACTTTAAAGGAGATAAAAAAATATCAGTTAAAGAGTTTTGGGATGAATATATTGATGATTTAAATAAATCAGGACGTACAGGCAATGCTAAATTTTACAAATTTTCTAAAAATAGTTTTTTTAAGTTTCTAGAGAATAAGAATATTTATTTTAAAGATATAACTCCTACTTTACTTGGTAAATATGAAGTTTATCTTAGAGCTAACAATAATATTGATACTGGTGTTTCGGCAAAAATGCGAGCTATTAGGGCGATATATAATGATGCAATCAGAAAAGGCTGTGCAAGTAAAGAATATTATCCATTTACAGAGTATAAAGTTTCAAAACTAAAAGGAACAAGTAACAAAAGGGCTTTGAGTATTGTAGATGTTCATAAAGTTATCAATCTAGACATGACAGAGCATCCTACCTTAATTGATTCCAGAAATTATTTTGTTTTTAGTTATTACACGCGAGGAATGAATTTTAGTGATATGATGAAATTGAGATGGGAGAATATTGTAGATGGTAAAGTTATCTATGTAAGGAGCAAGACTAAAGCACGTTTTATAATAAAAGTACTAGAACCTGTTCAACAAATACTTGATTATTACAAAGCTCAAAAGAGAGAAACAAAATATGTGTTTCCTATTGTATTAAAAGAAAATTCAACACCTATGGAACTAGAATATAGGAAGGAAAGGACTATTAAGAAATACAATAAGGATTTGAAAGAAATAGCTTCAATTTGCAAGATCGATGGTAAAATTACAAGTTATGTAGCTCGTCATAGTTTTGCTACTAATTTAAAACAAAGTGGCGTTTCTACTGATATAATCTCTGAAGCAATGGGACATCAGAATTTATCCATTACTCAAGTATATTTAAAAGAATTAGAGAATGATGTTATTGATTCTGCAATGGAAACATTATTGCAAAAAGTGACAAAGTGA
- a CDS encoding restriction endonuclease PLD domain-containing protein, translated as MISIALRTDLNISYFKQNILSILSYPDFDSVVICSGYFQENNKYSVTGDEIVKTILANPNFGKISYTIIGGNFGYTFRGVKPDWHNQFDSFLNSLKTNGISFNAFLERRRKWHAKIAIGLQEKTPKVAIIGSSNFTAPAYSENHNTYNVECDIILLLKEKQLENHFNLQSFVTADNPLSPIIANIDFDFNQPDLLERLQAINRELMDGENLEEYTDF; from the coding sequence ATGATTTCGATTGCATTAAGAACAGATTTGAATATAAGCTATTTCAAACAAAATATATTAAGCATTTTAAGCTATCCCGACTTCGATAGTGTAGTAATTTGTTCTGGTTATTTTCAAGAAAATAATAAGTATAGTGTCACAGGCGATGAAATTGTAAAAACAATATTAGCAAATCCGAATTTTGGTAAAATTTCATATACTATTATTGGCGGAAACTTTGGTTATACATTTCGAGGAGTGAAACCTGATTGGCATAATCAATTCGATAGTTTTTTAAATTCCTTAAAAACAAATGGAATAAGTTTTAATGCTTTTTTAGAAAGACGAAGAAAATGGCACGCAAAAATTGCAATTGGTTTACAAGAAAAAACGCCCAAAGTAGCAATTATTGGAAGTTCGAATTTTACTGCACCAGCTTATAGTGAAAACCATAATACCTACAACGTAGAATGTGATATAATTTTACTTCTCAAAGAAAAACAACTTGAAAATCACTTTAATCTCCAAAGTTTTGTTACAGCAGATAATCCTTTATCGCCAATAATAGCAAATATTGATTTTGATTTTAATCAGCCAGATCTTTTGGAAAGATTACAGGCTATAAATAGAGAGTTAATGGACGGTGAAAACTTAGAAGAATATACTGATTTCTAA
- a CDS encoding GIY-YIG nuclease family protein has protein sequence MYYTYIIYSATINKYYVGSCQDVQQRLQDHLNSRSKYTKVAKDWELRYFETFLTRSEACQRELQIKKMKSRKYIENLILTKG, from the coding sequence ATGTATTACACTTATATTATTTATTCTGCTACGATTAACAAATACTATGTTGGTTCCTGCCAAGATGTTCAACAGCGATTACAAGATCATTTAAATAGTAGAAGCAAATACACAAAAGTAGCAAAGGATTGGGAATTAAGATATTTCGAAACTTTCCTAACTAGAAGCGAAGCGTGTCAAAGAGAATTACAAATCAAAAAAATGAAAAGCAGAAAATATATCGAAAATTTAATCTTAACAAAAGGCTAG
- a CDS encoding type I restriction enzyme HsdR N-terminal domain-containing protein: MTTNIPKQSINQLKKAIESFKINEAIELCTNEAQTRKFLIEPFFHLLNYISNDLIPEYNADFGERVSQKIDYAILLNKKDTILIEAKKYNSRLSDKEAGQLNGYFNNTKNSRIAVLTNGIEYRFYSDVLQPNIIDNKAFFVFNLSNYTEKDLETLIKFDKRYVVVNEIIKTAQECVFTEDFEATLLKELIAPSKDFLKIIHREMNFKTKFTEETQAKMIKMINSALLKSLYEKKVLSEANSNTGGIITTESEIQAYHTIRTLLIQNKKIPSQRIFFKDFKSFFNISIDDNLKKVICKLVFSDSKMKIVIENNEYLLSSVDDVLKYKNELTNRTLTLLE; encoded by the coding sequence ATGACCACAAACATTCCAAAACAGTCTATAAATCAATTAAAAAAAGCAATTGAGAGTTTTAAAATTAATGAAGCAATAGAATTGTGTACAAACGAAGCTCAAACTCGTAAATTTTTAATTGAACCATTTTTTCATCTCCTAAATTATATTTCGAATGATTTAATACCAGAATATAATGCTGATTTTGGAGAACGTGTGAGTCAGAAAATTGATTATGCTATTTTGTTGAATAAGAAAGACACTATTTTAATTGAAGCTAAAAAGTATAACAGTAGATTGAGTGATAAAGAAGCGGGACAATTAAATGGTTATTTTAATAATACTAAGAATTCCAGAATTGCTGTATTAACAAATGGCATTGAGTATAGATTTTATTCTGATGTTTTACAACCAAATATAATTGACAATAAAGCTTTTTTTGTGTTCAATTTGTCTAATTATACGGAGAAAGATTTGGAAACTTTAATCAAGTTTGATAAAAGATATGTTGTAGTAAATGAAATTATAAAAACTGCTCAGGAATGCGTATTTACGGAAGATTTTGAAGCTACTTTACTTAAAGAATTAATTGCTCCTTCTAAAGATTTTCTAAAAATCATTCATCGCGAAATGAATTTTAAAACTAAATTCACAGAAGAAACTCAAGCTAAAATGATAAAAATGATTAATTCAGCATTGTTGAAATCTTTATATGAGAAAAAAGTGTTATCAGAAGCAAACTCAAATACAGGTGGAATTATAACAACGGAATCTGAAATTCAGGCTTATCATACTATAAGAACTTTGTTGATTCAAAATAAAAAAATACCAAGCCAAAGAATTTTCTTTAAAGATTTTAAAAGCTTTTTTAATATTAGTATTGATGACAATCTGAAAAAAGTCATTTGTAAATTAGTTTTTAGCGATTCAAAAATGAAAATTGTTATTGAAAATAACGAGTATTTATTAAGTAGTGTTGATGATGTTTTGAAATATAAAAATGAATTGACAAATAGGACGCTTACTTTGTTGGAGTAA
- a CDS encoding toll/interleukin-1 receptor domain-containing protein, translated as MSIFISYSHKDKDFVDKLGIKLVEKRIKVFIDRWEMKLGDSITNKIQDAITDASFLMVILSKSSIASDWCKREITTGLMLELEKRRIVVLPLLIEDCDIPLFLRDKFYADFRSSFDNGLATILESLSTMNNDELGRISDSNQPEIFSDYSVNWGIRGNNFELNIDVVEYSIEQDKPCTILTNIVFVGNQKATERFRKQISNGQNKLMKTTLLMIFAENHFKEQNAYLFGKEPFETILDLFDPKEEIHFRGHVKVKRLGPGDGKSKIYYFGRIFERIWLDEIEKVEKNK; from the coding sequence ATGTCAATATTTATAAGTTATTCGCACAAAGACAAAGATTTTGTCGATAAATTAGGTATAAAACTTGTAGAAAAAAGGATTAAAGTTTTTATCGATAGATGGGAGATGAAACTTGGAGATTCAATAACTAATAAAATTCAAGATGCTATAACTGACGCATCATTTTTGATGGTAATATTATCTAAAAGCTCAATAGCTTCTGATTGGTGTAAAAGAGAAATTACTACAGGTTTAATGTTAGAACTTGAAAAAAGAAGAATAGTTGTCTTGCCTCTTTTAATTGAGGATTGTGATATTCCTTTATTTTTAAGAGATAAATTTTATGCTGATTTTAGATCGTCTTTTGATAATGGTTTAGCAACAATTTTAGAATCACTTTCAACAATGAACAATGACGAATTAGGTAGAATATCAGATTCAAATCAACCTGAAATATTCTCTGATTATTCGGTTAATTGGGGAATTCGAGGCAATAATTTTGAATTGAATATTGACGTAGTTGAATATTCAATAGAACAAGATAAACCATGTACAATTTTGACAAATATTGTATTTGTAGGAAATCAAAAAGCTACAGAAAGATTCCGAAAACAAATAAGTAATGGTCAAAATAAATTAATGAAAACAACATTATTAATGATTTTTGCTGAAAACCATTTTAAAGAACAAAACGCTTATCTATTTGGTAAAGAACCATTCGAAACAATTTTAGATTTGTTTGACCCAAAAGAGGAAATTCATTTTAGAGGACATGTAAAAGTTAAAAGACTCGGGCCTGGTGATGGCAAAAGCAAAATTTATTATTTCGGACGAATATTTGAAAGAATTTGGCTAGATGAAATTGAAAAAGTTGAAAAAAACAAATAA